A stretch of Anaeromyxobacter dehalogenans 2CP-1 DNA encodes these proteins:
- a CDS encoding VanZ family protein has protein sequence MSADLPAAAGAVAAPVGRGWRALAAAGAAAYAGFIYWLSSRPDPLPFVPKGVFSHDKVVHASAYAVLGALLALALAGTRLARGRRRLLATAVVLASLYGASDEWHQAHVPHRQPDAFDWAADSAGALAGAALAAAFLRRRSRAG, from the coding sequence GTGAGCGCGGACCTCCCGGCCGCGGCTGGGGCCGTCGCCGCCCCCGTGGGGAGGGGCTGGCGGGCGCTCGCGGCCGCGGGCGCGGCCGCGTACGCCGGGTTCATCTACTGGCTCTCCTCCCGCCCGGATCCGCTGCCGTTCGTGCCGAAGGGCGTCTTCTCGCACGACAAGGTGGTCCACGCTTCCGCCTACGCCGTGCTCGGGGCGCTCCTCGCGCTGGCGCTGGCCGGCACGCGCCTGGCGCGCGGACGGCGCCGGCTGCTCGCGACCGCGGTGGTGCTGGCCAGCCTGTACGGCGCGAGCGACGAGTGGCACCAGGCGCACGTGCCGCACCGGCAGCCCGACGCGTTCGACTGGGCGGCCGACAGCGCCGGCGCGCTGGCGGGCGCCGCGCTCGCCGCCGCGTTCTTGCGGCGCCGGTCGCGCGCGGGCTAG
- a CDS encoding TIGR02266 family protein, with protein sequence MPPADKRGSERTPVGLLVRLSYGSVDEFTERFAVNISRGGIFIRTREPRPVGTLLAFDLRLQGGETVIRGRGVVRWIREERPDAHPPTAPGMGVQFTWLDERSQALVERMAARKELRGAAPGVGAPAPIAPRPDRTPAPTRAPLPASPTVAPSPAPTPPPAATPPALPRAGATATPAPPPRADPAPALADLSRPHRVEQLEAGLARVATGLPDEPVPITRPSRHVIGIDLGTSNSCAAVVRDGRPYVIPSREGYNTVPSIVALNARNRIVVGHLARAQLLTNPRATVWGAKRLVGRAFDSPVVQEIKGKFAYEIVAGPDGLAAVRLGPETLTLEQVSALVLAEVKEVAQNHLGEEVNRAVITVPAYYNERQRAAVRHAGALAGLKVERILNEPTAAALAYAFGRHLDQRVLVYDLGGGTFDASVLELNDNVYEVVSTGGDTFLGGVDFDNRIVERMLAAWQRVHGAPFSGDRVALSRMVDAAERAKCALSERTEHRVDLPFLSMADGQPLSLEVAISRDEVVELVAPLVDRTLEVCREVLAARSLSATDIDEVILVGGQSRMPLVHQKVGEFFGRAPSRAVHPDEAVAVGAALLAHSLQGAEGVVLIDVLPMSIGIGLPGGRVKTIMERNTPLPARKQYGLTTSHDGQTEFELVVLQGEGANADDCEYLGTLRLEGLPPGPRGMVKIAVTFELGAECLLTVTARELNTGRKVQAVMSAREGAASARRRLEREGAPAVSTGSFPVPSPGAAGPSGDPTATGAARGLGGLLRRLLGRSEAR encoded by the coding sequence GTGCCACCAGCAGACAAGCGCGGGAGCGAGCGGACGCCGGTCGGGCTGCTCGTGCGCCTCTCGTACGGCAGCGTGGACGAGTTCACCGAGCGCTTCGCGGTGAACATCTCGCGCGGCGGGATCTTCATCCGGACGCGCGAGCCGCGACCGGTGGGGACCCTCCTCGCGTTCGATCTGCGGCTGCAGGGCGGCGAGACGGTGATCCGCGGGCGCGGGGTGGTCCGCTGGATCCGCGAGGAGCGGCCCGACGCGCACCCGCCCACCGCGCCGGGCATGGGCGTGCAGTTCACCTGGCTGGACGAGCGCTCGCAGGCGCTCGTCGAGCGGATGGCGGCGCGCAAGGAGCTGCGCGGCGCCGCGCCGGGCGTGGGTGCGCCGGCGCCCATCGCGCCGCGACCGGACCGCACCCCGGCCCCGACGCGCGCGCCGCTGCCCGCCTCGCCGACGGTCGCGCCGTCCCCTGCCCCGACGCCCCCACCCGCCGCCACGCCGCCGGCGCTCCCTCGTGCGGGTGCGACGGCGACCCCGGCGCCCCCGCCGCGCGCGGACCCCGCGCCGGCGCTCGCCGACCTCTCGCGCCCGCACCGGGTCGAGCAGCTCGAGGCCGGCCTGGCCCGCGTCGCCACCGGCCTGCCCGACGAGCCGGTCCCCATCACCCGGCCGTCTCGCCACGTCATCGGCATCGACCTCGGCACCTCGAACTCCTGCGCCGCGGTGGTGCGGGACGGGCGTCCGTACGTGATCCCGTCGCGCGAGGGCTACAACACCGTCCCGTCGATCGTCGCCCTGAACGCGCGAAACCGCATCGTGGTCGGCCACCTGGCGCGGGCGCAGCTCCTCACCAACCCGCGCGCGACGGTGTGGGGCGCGAAGCGGCTGGTGGGCCGCGCCTTCGACTCGCCCGTGGTCCAGGAGATCAAGGGCAAGTTCGCCTACGAGATCGTGGCCGGGCCGGACGGCCTCGCGGCGGTGCGGCTCGGGCCCGAGACGCTCACGCTCGAGCAGGTCTCGGCGCTGGTGCTCGCGGAGGTGAAGGAGGTCGCGCAGAACCACCTCGGCGAGGAGGTGAACCGCGCCGTCATCACCGTGCCCGCCTACTACAACGAGCGGCAGCGCGCGGCGGTCCGCCACGCGGGCGCGCTCGCGGGGCTCAAGGTCGAGCGGATCCTGAACGAGCCCACCGCCGCCGCGCTGGCGTACGCGTTCGGGCGGCACCTCGACCAGCGGGTGCTGGTGTACGACCTCGGCGGCGGCACCTTCGACGCCTCGGTGCTGGAGCTGAACGACAACGTGTACGAGGTGGTCTCCACCGGTGGGGACACCTTCCTCGGCGGCGTGGACTTCGACAACCGCATCGTGGAGCGGATGCTCGCCGCCTGGCAGCGCGTGCACGGCGCGCCGTTCTCCGGCGATCGCGTGGCGCTCTCGCGGATGGTGGACGCGGCGGAGCGGGCCAAGTGCGCGCTCTCGGAGCGCACCGAGCACCGGGTGGACCTGCCGTTCTTGTCCATGGCGGACGGGCAGCCGCTCTCGCTCGAGGTGGCCATCTCGCGCGACGAGGTGGTGGAGCTGGTCGCGCCGCTGGTGGACCGGACGCTGGAGGTGTGCCGCGAGGTGCTCGCGGCCCGCTCGCTCTCCGCCACCGACATCGACGAGGTGATCCTGGTGGGCGGCCAGTCGCGCATGCCGCTCGTGCACCAGAAGGTCGGCGAGTTCTTCGGCCGGGCGCCGTCGCGCGCGGTCCACCCGGACGAGGCCGTGGCGGTGGGGGCGGCGCTGCTCGCGCACTCGCTCCAGGGGGCCGAGGGCGTGGTGCTCATCGACGTGCTGCCCATGTCCATCGGCATCGGGCTGCCCGGCGGCCGGGTGAAGACCATCATGGAGCGGAACACGCCGCTCCCGGCGCGCAAGCAGTACGGGCTCACCACCTCGCACGACGGCCAGACCGAGTTCGAGCTGGTGGTGCTCCAGGGCGAGGGCGCGAACGCCGACGACTGCGAGTACCTGGGCACGCTGCGCCTGGAGGGGCTGCCCCCGGGGCCGCGCGGGATGGTGAAGATCGCGGTGACGTTCGAGCTGGGCGCCGAGTGCCTGCTCACCGTCACCGCCCGCGAGCTCAACACCGGGCGCAAGGTGCAGGCGGTCATGTCGGCGCGGGAGGGCGCCGCGAGCGCGCGGCGCAGGCTGGAGCGCGAGGGCGCCCCGGCGGTCTCGACCGGCAGCTTCCCGGTCCCGTCCCCCGGCGCGGCGGGACCGTCCGGCGACCCCACCGCGACCGGCGCCGCGCGCGGGCTGGGCGGGCTGCTGCGCCGGCTGCTGGGCCGCAGCGAGGCGCGCTAG
- the guaA gene encoding glutamine-hydrolyzing GMP synthase — MDIHSEKILILDFGSQYTQLIARRLRELGVYCEIHPCTAKAEAIRAFRPRGVVLSGGPASVLAEGSPRCDRVVFELGVPVLGICYGLQVFAAELGGRVDQAAHREFGPATIEVKATSPLFQGLPATLDVWMSHGDRVEALPPGFEPIAATASAPYAAVEDRARRFYGVQFHPEVVHTPRGKDVLRNFAYGVCGCSGTWSMRGYAEAAVEQIRAQVKDGHVICALSGGVDSAVAALLVHRAIGDRLRCIFVDNGVLRAGERQQVEDVFGAMFHLPLVTVDASRRFLGALAGVTDPERKRKIIGHEFIAVFEQEVERLAAHGARAKFLVQGTLYPDVIESVSFRGPSATIKSHHNVGGLPEKMNLSLVEPLRELFKDEVRQLGLELGLPEAIVRRQPFPGPGLAIRVLGEVTEERLAVLRRADTIVQEEVRAAGLYEKLWQGFAVLLPVRSVGVMGDERTYESTCAIRAVESTDGMTGDWARLPYDLLARLSSRIINEVRGINRVVYDISSKPPATIEWE, encoded by the coding sequence ATGGACATCCACTCAGAGAAGATCCTCATCCTCGACTTCGGGTCGCAGTACACGCAGCTCATCGCGAGGCGGCTGCGCGAGCTGGGCGTCTACTGCGAGATCCACCCCTGCACCGCGAAGGCGGAGGCGATCCGCGCGTTCCGGCCCCGCGGCGTGGTGCTCTCCGGCGGCCCGGCCTCGGTGCTCGCCGAGGGCAGCCCGCGCTGCGACCGGGTGGTGTTCGAGCTGGGCGTGCCGGTGCTCGGCATCTGCTACGGCCTCCAGGTCTTCGCCGCCGAGCTGGGCGGCCGGGTCGACCAGGCGGCGCACCGCGAGTTCGGGCCGGCCACCATCGAGGTGAAGGCGACCTCGCCGCTGTTCCAGGGCCTGCCCGCCACGCTGGACGTGTGGATGAGCCACGGCGACCGGGTCGAGGCGCTGCCCCCCGGCTTCGAGCCCATCGCCGCCACCGCCTCGGCCCCGTACGCCGCGGTGGAGGATCGCGCCCGCCGCTTCTACGGCGTGCAGTTCCACCCCGAGGTGGTCCACACGCCGCGCGGCAAGGACGTGCTGCGCAACTTCGCCTACGGCGTGTGCGGGTGCTCCGGCACCTGGTCGATGCGCGGCTACGCCGAGGCGGCGGTGGAGCAGATCCGCGCCCAGGTGAAGGACGGCCACGTCATCTGCGCGCTGTCCGGCGGGGTGGACTCCGCGGTGGCCGCGCTGCTGGTGCACCGGGCCATCGGCGACCGGCTGCGCTGCATCTTCGTGGACAACGGCGTGCTCCGCGCCGGCGAGCGCCAGCAGGTCGAGGACGTGTTCGGCGCCATGTTCCACCTGCCGCTCGTGACCGTGGACGCCTCGCGGCGCTTCCTCGGCGCGCTGGCGGGCGTCACCGACCCCGAGCGCAAGCGCAAGATCATCGGGCACGAGTTCATCGCGGTGTTCGAGCAGGAGGTGGAGCGGCTCGCGGCGCACGGCGCCCGCGCGAAGTTCCTGGTGCAGGGCACGCTCTACCCGGACGTCATCGAGTCGGTCTCGTTCCGCGGGCCGTCCGCCACCATCAAGAGCCACCACAACGTCGGCGGCCTGCCCGAGAAGATGAACCTCTCGCTGGTGGAGCCGCTCCGCGAGCTGTTCAAGGACGAGGTGCGCCAGCTCGGCCTCGAGCTGGGCCTGCCCGAGGCGATCGTCCGGCGGCAGCCGTTCCCCGGCCCCGGGCTCGCCATCCGCGTGCTCGGCGAGGTCACCGAGGAGCGGCTGGCGGTGCTGCGCCGCGCCGACACGATCGTGCAGGAGGAGGTCCGCGCCGCCGGGCTGTACGAGAAGCTCTGGCAGGGGTTCGCGGTGCTCCTGCCGGTCCGCAGCGTCGGCGTCATGGGCGACGAGCGCACCTACGAGTCCACCTGCGCGATCCGCGCGGTGGAGTCCACCGACGGCATGACCGGCGACTGGGCGCGGCTGCCGTACGACCTGCTGGCCCGGCTGTCGTCGCGCATCATCAACGAGGTCCGCGGCATCAACCGCGTGGTCTACGACATCTCCTCCAAGCCGCCCGCCACCATCGAGTGGGAATGA
- the guaB gene encoding IMP dehydrogenase, translating to MLNRDDLRLALTFDDVLLLPAESDVLPKSVETSTRLTRNIQLNIPIVSSAMDTVTEARMAIAMAAVGGLGFIHKNLTVEDQAAEVVKVKKYESAVVTEPITVEPDAPLHRAVALMRENGISGIPVVQGGRLLGILTNRDLRFEKNLEQRVEQVMTKDLVTAHEGVTIEQAKELLHRHRIEKLLVVNERYELRGLVTIKDIEKIQKHPNAAKDRMGRLLCGAAVGVGPDREARIQALLKAGADVIAIDTAHGHSKGVVDAVRSTKANFKGIELVAGNVATAEAAEALCKAGVDAVKVGIGPGSICTTRVVAGVGVPQITAVDECARAAEKYGVPVISDGGVKYSGDMVKALAAGASSVMIGSLLAGTEEAPGEVILYQGRSYKSYRGMGSIGAMKLGSKDRYFQGDVSDADKLVPEGIEGRVPYKGTVEMNLFQLVGGLRSGMGYVGCRTIAELRTKPRFVRISASGLRESHVHDVIITQEAPNYRVD from the coding sequence ATGCTCAACCGCGACGACCTCCGCCTGGCGCTGACGTTCGACGACGTCCTGCTGCTCCCGGCCGAGTCGGACGTGCTCCCGAAGTCGGTCGAGACGTCCACGCGACTCACCCGCAACATCCAGCTCAACATCCCCATCGTCTCGTCCGCGATGGACACCGTCACCGAGGCGCGCATGGCCATCGCCATGGCGGCGGTCGGCGGGCTCGGCTTCATCCACAAGAACCTCACCGTCGAGGATCAGGCGGCGGAGGTCGTGAAGGTGAAGAAGTACGAGTCGGCGGTGGTCACCGAGCCGATCACCGTGGAGCCGGACGCGCCGCTGCACCGGGCCGTCGCGCTCATGCGCGAGAACGGCATCAGCGGCATCCCGGTGGTGCAGGGCGGCCGCCTCCTCGGCATCCTCACCAACCGCGACCTGCGCTTCGAGAAGAACCTGGAGCAGCGGGTGGAGCAGGTGATGACGAAGGACCTCGTCACCGCGCACGAGGGCGTCACCATCGAGCAGGCGAAGGAGCTGCTCCACCGGCACCGCATCGAGAAGCTGCTGGTGGTGAACGAGCGGTACGAGCTCCGCGGCCTCGTCACCATCAAGGACATCGAGAAGATCCAGAAGCACCCCAACGCCGCGAAGGATCGCATGGGCCGGCTGCTCTGCGGCGCCGCCGTGGGCGTCGGCCCCGACCGCGAGGCGCGCATCCAGGCGCTGCTCAAGGCCGGCGCGGACGTGATCGCGATCGACACCGCGCACGGCCACTCGAAGGGCGTGGTGGACGCGGTCCGCTCGACCAAGGCGAACTTCAAGGGCATCGAGCTGGTCGCCGGCAACGTGGCCACCGCCGAGGCCGCCGAGGCGCTCTGCAAGGCCGGCGTGGACGCGGTGAAGGTGGGCATCGGCCCCGGCTCCATCTGCACCACGCGCGTGGTCGCCGGCGTGGGCGTCCCGCAGATCACCGCGGTGGACGAGTGCGCCCGGGCCGCCGAGAAGTACGGCGTGCCGGTCATCTCCGACGGCGGCGTGAAGTACTCGGGCGACATGGTGAAGGCGCTCGCCGCCGGCGCGTCGTCGGTGATGATCGGGTCGCTGCTGGCCGGCACCGAGGAGGCGCCCGGCGAGGTCATCCTGTACCAGGGCCGCAGCTACAAGTCGTACCGCGGCATGGGCTCGATCGGCGCGATGAAGCTCGGCTCCAAGGACCGCTACTTCCAGGGCGACGTCTCCGACGCGGACAAGCTGGTCCCCGAGGGCATCGAGGGCCGCGTGCCGTACAAGGGCACGGTGGAGATGAACCTGTTCCAGCTGGTGGGCGGCCTGCGCAGCGGAATGGGGTACGTGGGGTGCCGGACCATCGCCGAGCTGCGGACCAAGCCGCGCTTCGTGCGCATCTCCGCCTCCGGCCTGCGCGAGAGCCACGTCCACGACGTGATCATCACGCAGGAGGCGCCGAACTACCGGGTCGACTGA
- a CDS encoding gamma carbonic anhydrase family protein — MPILLPYAGARPRLHPTVFAAPGCVVTGDVEVGPEASLWFGTVVRGDVNTVRIGARTNVQDGTVIHVTTRTHPTVIGEDVTIGHRAVLHGCTVHDRCLIGIGAIVLDGAVVGPDAMVGAGALVPPGAVVPPGTLVMGQPAKPKRPLTPEEIAFLRTSAANYVSYAARYRAEGGVP; from the coding sequence ATGCCCATCCTGCTGCCGTACGCGGGCGCGAGGCCCCGGCTGCACCCCACCGTCTTCGCCGCGCCCGGCTGCGTCGTCACCGGCGACGTGGAGGTGGGCCCCGAGGCCTCGCTCTGGTTCGGGACGGTGGTGCGGGGGGACGTGAACACCGTCCGGATCGGCGCCCGCACCAACGTGCAGGACGGGACCGTCATCCACGTCACCACGCGCACGCACCCCACCGTCATCGGCGAGGACGTCACCATCGGCCACCGCGCGGTGCTGCACGGCTGCACCGTGCACGACCGCTGCCTGATCGGCATCGGCGCGATCGTGCTCGACGGCGCGGTGGTGGGCCCCGACGCCATGGTCGGGGCGGGGGCGCTCGTCCCGCCCGGCGCGGTGGTGCCGCCGGGCACGCTGGTCATGGGCCAGCCCGCGAAGCCGAAGCGCCCGCTCACGCCGGAGGAGATCGCCTTCCTGCGGACCAGCGCGGCGAACTACGTGTCGTACGCCGCGCGCTACCGCGCCGAGGGGGGCGTACCATGA
- a CDS encoding cyclic nucleotide-binding domain-containing protein: MTVVEALQRSVLFRDFTETGLRIFASVAAEKTVPAGSPLFVENMVGESMFILKTGTVRVTQRGPEGERELAVLGPGEHLGALALLGKSVRLVSAVAATPCEVLELAQRDFVRLQPQKPQACLKLALAIAADLSAKVAESRELLRGLAAARPSAP, encoded by the coding sequence ATGACGGTGGTCGAGGCGCTGCAGCGCTCGGTCCTGTTCCGCGACTTCACCGAGACCGGCCTGCGCATCTTCGCGAGCGTCGCCGCGGAGAAGACCGTCCCGGCCGGCAGCCCGCTGTTCGTCGAGAACATGGTGGGCGAGTCGATGTTCATCCTGAAGACCGGCACCGTGCGCGTCACCCAGCGCGGGCCGGAGGGCGAGCGCGAGCTGGCCGTGCTGGGGCCCGGCGAGCACCTCGGCGCCCTGGCGCTGCTCGGCAAGAGCGTGCGCCTGGTGTCGGCGGTGGCGGCCACGCCCTGCGAGGTGCTGGAGCTGGCCCAGCGCGACTTCGTGCGGCTGCAGCCGCAGAAGCCGCAGGCGTGCTTGAAGCTGGCGCTCGCCATCGCCGCCGACCTCTCGGCGAAGGTGGCGGAGAGCCGCGAGCTGCTGCGCGGCCTGGCGGCGGCGAGACCCTCCGCGCCGTGA
- a CDS encoding DedA family protein, producing the protein MLERLVELLGGHSLHVGYAFVFAVLVLCGFGLPMPEDVILVTGGVLAWLASDLEAASFSAMVRDDGLLFMVAVGLAGILAGDSVIFLAGRKFGARVADFRPLRRMITPEKLEKVEKLMRRRGNVVVVVARYLPGIRMPTYFTAGHAGMPYWEFLLFDGAAALVSAPLWVCLGFYFGSNIEEAARLAARFSHYILLGVGVVLLGLFLRWLQTRRAVPASPDGDRD; encoded by the coding sequence ATGCTCGAACGCCTGGTCGAGTTGCTCGGAGGGCACTCCCTCCACGTGGGATACGCGTTCGTCTTCGCCGTGCTGGTGCTGTGCGGCTTCGGCCTGCCCATGCCCGAGGACGTGATCCTCGTCACGGGCGGCGTGCTCGCCTGGCTCGCGAGCGACCTCGAGGCGGCCTCGTTCTCGGCGATGGTCCGGGACGACGGGCTGCTGTTCATGGTGGCGGTCGGGCTGGCGGGCATCCTGGCGGGCGACTCGGTCATCTTCCTGGCCGGCCGCAAGTTCGGCGCCCGGGTGGCGGACTTCCGGCCGCTGCGCCGCATGATCACGCCCGAGAAGCTCGAGAAGGTCGAGAAGCTGATGCGCCGCCGGGGGAACGTGGTCGTGGTGGTGGCGCGGTACCTCCCGGGCATCCGCATGCCGACCTACTTCACGGCCGGACACGCGGGCATGCCGTACTGGGAGTTCCTGCTGTTCGACGGCGCCGCGGCGCTGGTCTCCGCGCCGCTCTGGGTGTGCCTGGGCTTCTACTTCGGGTCGAACATCGAGGAGGCCGCGCGCCTCGCCGCCCGCTTCAGCCACTACATCCTGCTCGGCGTCGGGGTGGTCCTGCTCGGCCTGTTCCTGCGCTGGCTCCAGACGCGGCGGGCGGTGCCCGCGTCGCCGGACGGCGACCGGGACTGA
- the miaB gene encoding tRNA (N6-isopentenyl adenosine(37)-C2)-methylthiotransferase MiaB — MSDLVPLSRKPAPVAGDPVPSPAAPPRKVYVHTFGCQMNESDSDRMVELLGRHAYARAASADEADLILLNTCAVREKAEQKLLSALGRYREVKARRGALIAVSGCVAQQEKDRLLARVPYVDFVFGPDNIGRLPEMVERARDERFAETGWMDSEEYVFPRADPEAARGRVTAFVTAMKGCDNVCAFCIVPHTRGREVSRPFPDVVAECAALAGVGVREVTLIGQNVNSYTGGCTFADLLRRVAAVPGIDRIRFTTSHPHDLSDALVEVFRDEPKVMPHFHLPVQSGSDAVLRRMRRDYSVAEYLDRFDRLRAARPGIAITTDFIVGFPGETDADFEASLALLERARFEQSFSFVFSPRPHTVAAVRLGSAPEWQDVPRGTAVARLERLLAAQRRIAGEILAGELGKVVEVLVEGPSDEPGERLGRTPENRVVHLAADEAAAPAGARVAVRITRAGGSSLSGTLA; from the coding sequence ATGTCCGATCTCGTGCCCCTCTCCAGGAAGCCGGCCCCCGTCGCGGGCGACCCCGTCCCGTCGCCGGCGGCGCCGCCGCGCAAGGTCTACGTCCACACCTTCGGCTGCCAGATGAACGAGTCCGACTCCGACCGGATGGTCGAGCTGCTCGGGCGCCACGCCTACGCCCGCGCCGCCAGCGCGGACGAGGCCGACCTCATCCTGCTCAACACCTGCGCGGTGCGCGAGAAGGCCGAGCAGAAGCTGCTCTCGGCGCTGGGGCGCTATCGCGAGGTGAAGGCGCGGCGCGGCGCGCTCATCGCGGTGTCCGGGTGCGTCGCGCAGCAGGAGAAGGACCGGCTGCTCGCGCGCGTGCCGTACGTGGACTTCGTGTTCGGGCCGGACAACATCGGCCGGCTCCCGGAGATGGTCGAGCGCGCCCGCGACGAGCGCTTCGCCGAGACCGGCTGGATGGACTCGGAGGAGTACGTGTTCCCGCGCGCCGACCCCGAGGCGGCCCGCGGCCGGGTGACCGCGTTCGTCACCGCCATGAAGGGCTGCGACAACGTCTGCGCGTTCTGCATCGTGCCGCACACCCGCGGGCGCGAGGTGTCGCGGCCGTTCCCCGACGTGGTGGCCGAGTGCGCGGCGCTCGCCGGGGTGGGCGTGCGCGAGGTGACGCTCATCGGGCAGAACGTGAACTCGTACACCGGCGGCTGCACGTTCGCCGACCTGCTCCGGCGCGTGGCGGCCGTGCCCGGGATCGACCGCATCCGCTTCACCACCAGCCACCCGCACGACCTGTCCGACGCGCTCGTCGAGGTGTTCCGCGACGAGCCGAAGGTGATGCCGCACTTCCACCTCCCGGTGCAGTCCGGCTCCGACGCCGTGCTGCGCCGCATGCGCCGCGACTACTCGGTGGCCGAGTACCTCGATCGCTTCGACCGCCTGCGCGCCGCCCGGCCCGGCATCGCCATCACCACCGACTTCATCGTCGGGTTCCCCGGCGAGACCGACGCCGACTTCGAGGCCTCGCTGGCGCTGCTGGAGCGCGCGCGCTTCGAGCAGAGCTTCAGCTTCGTGTTCAGCCCGCGGCCGCACACCGTCGCGGCGGTGCGGCTCGGCAGCGCGCCGGAGTGGCAGGACGTGCCGCGCGGGACCGCGGTGGCGCGGCTCGAGCGGCTGCTCGCGGCGCAGCGGCGCATCGCCGGGGAGATCCTGGCCGGGGAGCTCGGGAAGGTGGTCGAGGTGCTGGTGGAGGGCCCGTCCGACGAGCCGGGGGAGCGGCTCGGGCGGACGCCCGAGAACCGCGTGGTCCACCTGGCGGCGGACGAGGCGGCCGCGCCGGCGGGCGCGCGCGTGGCGGTGCGCATCACGCGCGCCGGCGGCAGCTCGCTCTCGGGCACGCTCGCGTGA